A DNA window from Undibacterium sp. YM2 contains the following coding sequences:
- a CDS encoding TonB family protein — protein sequence MSPFFQHLVTALGWALLHFVWQGFLIALLLAVSLYFIGSTQVRARYAIAYIGLLACISLPVREFFLRVDAVHVSNGFNTLSEVPAYLGFDASSAWMGFFPWVEMHLSDMVGVWLICVAALAIRLSMGLFWISAYAHPHRSKSDSRWQSRIDQMSEKFLIRSKVILRVVDDLKGPVTVGIVRPMILLPSAMLTGMPVDLLEMLVAHEMAHIKRHDYLLNLIQSLIEIILFYHPAVWWISRQIRNNREEIADDLAARVTGEPRRLALALSELANFQFITPQLAQAAQGGNLMSRIKRLVKPEKSPFNWRAAVTILGISASCLAIYAQANTPIVTVAAVDISQQAMDAAKFANVKNGDKKPVVDFNNCKPQYPRASIRREETGVVHASVLVGADGKILKTKVDRSAGFPDLDEAVVSALENCTFKAVPGQVNGANTMLWTKVQFVWKLK from the coding sequence ATGAGCCCATTTTTTCAGCACCTCGTCACTGCGCTGGGCTGGGCCTTGTTGCATTTTGTCTGGCAAGGTTTTCTGATAGCCTTGCTGCTGGCTGTGTCCTTGTATTTTATTGGTTCTACCCAGGTAAGAGCACGTTATGCAATCGCATATATTGGTTTGCTTGCCTGCATTAGCCTTCCTGTCAGGGAATTTTTCCTGCGAGTCGATGCCGTACATGTCAGTAATGGATTCAATACACTGAGTGAAGTTCCTGCCTACTTGGGATTTGATGCTTCATCGGCATGGATGGGGTTTTTCCCATGGGTAGAAATGCATTTGAGCGATATGGTAGGGGTATGGCTCATCTGTGTCGCGGCTCTGGCAATACGTCTGAGCATGGGCTTGTTCTGGATTTCTGCTTATGCCCACCCACATCGCAGCAAATCAGACTCACGATGGCAGTCGCGCATTGATCAAATGAGCGAAAAATTTCTCATCCGCAGCAAGGTGATACTCAGGGTAGTTGATGATCTGAAGGGCCCTGTCACTGTCGGTATAGTCCGCCCCATGATACTCCTGCCCAGTGCAATGCTCACGGGCATGCCAGTTGATTTGCTGGAAATGCTGGTGGCGCATGAAATGGCGCACATCAAACGGCATGACTATTTGTTGAATTTGATTCAATCGCTGATAGAAATCATCTTGTTTTACCACCCGGCAGTTTGGTGGATATCAAGGCAGATTCGTAATAACAGAGAAGAAATTGCGGATGATCTAGCCGCAAGAGTCACAGGCGAACCGCGGCGTCTTGCTCTTGCACTTTCTGAATTGGCTAATTTCCAATTCATAACCCCTCAACTGGCCCAGGCGGCCCAAGGAGGAAATCTTATGTCCCGTATCAAACGTCTTGTGAAACCAGAAAAAAGCCCTTTCAACTGGAGGGCCGCAGTTACCATCCTGGGAATCAGCGCCAGTTGCCTGGCTATTTATGCGCAGGCAAATACACCTATAGTAACAGTAGCTGCAGTCGATATTAGTCAGCAAGCCATGGATGCAGCAAAATTTGCCAATGTCAAAAATGGCGATAAAAAACCTGTTGTTGATTTTAATAATTGCAAACCACAATATCCAAGAGCATCAATCCGACGCGAAGAAACTGGCGTCGTCCATGCTTCGGTATTGGTAGGTGCGGACGGGAAAATATTGAAAACCAAAGTAGATCGTTCAGCAGGCTTCCCTGATCTGGACGAAGCGGTTGTCAGCGCCCTCGAAAATTGTACTTTCAAGGCTGTTCCTGGGCAGGTAAATGGCGCTAATACCATGCTGTGGACTAAAGTGCAGTTTGTCTGGAAATTGAAGTAG
- a CDS encoding BlaI/MecI/CopY family transcriptional regulator → MGKIISRKPTTAELDLLRLMWQLGPSTVKDVHQAAVQDRPELSYATVLRLMQVMHTKGLLSRDETQRSHVYAAAQAQDSLQTNLLKDLIHKAFSGSAKDLVMAALRGHVSKEEREEIQKLLNEDEK, encoded by the coding sequence ATGGGCAAAATCATTTCACGTAAACCGACGACTGCAGAGCTGGATTTGTTGCGCCTGATGTGGCAACTGGGACCATCAACCGTCAAGGATGTACATCAGGCAGCGGTGCAGGACAGACCGGAGTTGTCTTATGCAACCGTATTGCGGCTCATGCAGGTCATGCATACCAAGGGCTTGCTCAGCAGGGACGAAACTCAGCGCTCCCATGTCTATGCTGCGGCCCAGGCACAAGACTCTCTGCAGACGAATCTTTTGAAGGATTTGATCCACAAGGCTTTTTCAGGTTCAGCCAAAGATTTGGTGATGGCAGCCCTGCGCGGCCATGTCAGCAAAGAAGAGCGGGAAGAAATTCAAAAATTGCTGAATGAGGATGAAAAATGA
- a CDS encoding DMT family transporter, translated as MANRWQGNHIPPFKLAFLQNAVAAFLLLPFILLAGDLAGNTTQTWSGLILLGVVFTALSHGLFMFSLRHLSTSFASIMTSLEPVYGMLLAFLFLRETPGMLELTGAFIIMVATAYASYRHQAH; from the coding sequence ATGGCGAATCGCTGGCAAGGGAATCATATCCCTCCATTTAAATTGGCCTTTCTGCAAAATGCTGTGGCCGCTTTTTTGCTTTTACCTTTCATATTATTGGCAGGTGACCTTGCAGGCAATACTACACAAACCTGGTCGGGGTTGATATTGCTGGGGGTGGTGTTTACCGCTTTATCTCATGGCTTGTTCATGTTCAGCCTGCGTCATTTATCGACCAGTTTTGCCAGTATCATGACTTCACTGGAACCAGTGTATGGCATGTTGCTGGCATTCCTGTTTTTGCGGGAAACACCGGGAATGCTCGAATTAACCGGCGCTTTCATCATCATGGTAGCCACCGCTTATGCCAGCTATCGGCACCAGGCACACTAG
- a CDS encoding glutathione binding-like protein, with amino-acid sequence MIDVYSWPTPNGHKVHIMLEECGLPYRAIPVDIGVGDQFKADFLAISPNNKIPAIVDADGPDGKPIALFESGAILIYLAGKTGLFLGKTDREKYEALQWLMFQMGSVGPMLGQAHHFRIYAPEKIAYAVDRYTNETKRIYGVIDKQLEKTTYLAGEEYGIADIATFPWTRSFANQGIDWAEFPNAKRWFDTISQRPAVQRGVQVLADLRKPLENNDKAREVLFGKTQYAKK; translated from the coding sequence ATGATAGACGTTTATTCCTGGCCGACACCAAACGGACACAAAGTACACATCATGCTGGAAGAATGCGGCTTGCCTTACCGCGCCATTCCAGTTGATATTGGCGTTGGCGATCAATTCAAAGCCGATTTTCTGGCGATATCACCAAATAACAAGATACCTGCCATCGTTGATGCAGATGGCCCTGACGGCAAACCTATCGCTTTGTTTGAATCTGGCGCGATACTGATTTACCTGGCTGGTAAAACAGGTTTATTCCTTGGGAAGACCGACAGGGAAAAATATGAAGCGCTGCAATGGCTGATGTTCCAGATGGGCAGTGTTGGCCCCATGCTGGGCCAGGCCCATCATTTCCGTATCTATGCGCCTGAAAAAATAGCCTATGCCGTTGACCGCTATACTAACGAAACAAAGCGCATCTACGGTGTTATCGATAAACAGCTGGAGAAAACCACTTATCTGGCAGGAGAGGAATATGGCATCGCCGATATAGCCACCTTCCCGTGGACACGTTCATTCGCCAATCAGGGTATAGACTGGGCAGAATTCCCGAATGCCAAGCGCTGGTTTGATACCATCAGCCAGCGCCCTGCAGTACAACGCGGCGTACAAGTATTGGCTGACTTGCGCAAACCGCTGGAAAATAATGACAAGGCAAGAGAAGTTTTGTTTGGAAAAACACAGTACGCAAAGAAATAA
- a CDS encoding DUF2863 family protein — translation MRRPIKRNRLKLAAESQRVANLALAVAQSASRLEDLDWQAKLDALVTKSLKQHHQDMLEAATEHLFQTHPNGYEVLTETLESVSTCAQFEHDGQSYTSLLIAAPILAWTRFEIASGSIPTEALGILHTQLQAHLLAEETQLRLLPGLYSIDQLPRSHVETYALLERHSLAMLKHLPAPVEAERAHTIPFLADIRYVLGVLLVKKGDPLFQWQTIEAPYDCAQAKSDALLEWQQQTDATIKRLLPGCGIELLLPEAYYTACREADIRIRPATIRSAMFYLTQTLGKEADQFTVIIASFGEQENPGQIDEYRISFCLRDAPEVIYGVVWPLYQAEDQIIAVNLDENEQLAGEIPNILQECGVTDIIQLEEIFAMEFCDDCGTPLFADRENDLVHTEMPDDTPTPGATHFH, via the coding sequence ATGCGTCGCCCTATAAAAAGAAACCGTCTTAAACTCGCCGCTGAAAGCCAGCGCGTCGCCAATCTTGCGCTCGCAGTTGCACAATCTGCCAGCCGCTTAGAAGACCTGGACTGGCAGGCCAAACTGGATGCTCTGGTGACCAAGAGTCTCAAGCAACATCATCAGGATATGCTGGAGGCAGCCACTGAACACTTGTTCCAAACTCATCCCAATGGTTATGAGGTCCTGACCGAAACGCTGGAATCTGTGAGCACCTGTGCGCAATTTGAGCATGATGGGCAATCTTATACCAGCTTGCTGATCGCTGCCCCCATATTGGCATGGACGCGTTTTGAAATTGCCTCGGGTAGCATTCCCACAGAAGCGCTGGGTATACTGCACACACAATTGCAGGCGCATTTATTGGCTGAAGAAACACAACTGCGCTTGCTGCCGGGATTGTATTCCATCGATCAATTACCGCGCAGCCACGTAGAAACCTATGCTTTGCTGGAGCGGCATAGTCTGGCCATGTTAAAACATCTGCCTGCACCGGTAGAAGCTGAACGTGCTCATACCATTCCTTTTTTGGCAGATATACGGTATGTGCTTGGTGTGCTGCTTGTCAAAAAAGGCGACCCACTCTTCCAGTGGCAAACTATTGAAGCACCCTATGATTGCGCACAAGCCAAGAGTGATGCTTTGCTGGAATGGCAGCAGCAAACCGATGCCACCATCAAGCGCCTGTTGCCTGGATGCGGCATAGAACTTTTACTGCCCGAAGCCTATTACACCGCCTGTCGTGAAGCAGATATCAGAATACGTCCGGCGACCATACGCTCTGCCATGTTTTATCTGACGCAAACTCTGGGTAAAGAGGCAGATCAGTTCACCGTCATCATTGCATCTTTTGGTGAGCAGGAAAATCCCGGGCAAATTGATGAATACCGCATCAGTTTTTGCCTCCGTGATGCTCCTGAAGTAATCTATGGCGTAGTTTGGCCGCTGTATCAGGCAGAAGATCAGATCATTGCCGTCAATCTGGATGAAAACGAGCAACTTGCTGGCGAAATCCCCAACATTTTGCAAGAGTGCGGTGTTACCGACATTATCCAACTGGAAGAAATTTTCGCGATGGAATTCTGCGATGATTGCGGCACTCCCCTGTTTGCAGACCGGGAAAATGATCTGGTACATACAGAAATGCCGGATGACACACCAACTCCGGGGGCAACACACTTTCACTAA
- a CDS encoding GNAT family N-acetyltransferase, translating into MATTGNPAHKSEQTISGMKPELHFRDGLAADALIISQLIALFARDFYVNPDGSGADLFLQSVSESAELSYLSDSRYHYILALHGETLAGFIAMRDLSHLFHLFVHPSYQGHKLASKLWQRARQHAAVQGHTGSFTVNSSLNAIPVYERFGFLAKGEIVEMHGIAFLPMQKP; encoded by the coding sequence ATGGCGACAACAGGTAACCCTGCACATAAAAGTGAACAAACCATCTCTGGCATGAAGCCTGAACTTCATTTCCGGGATGGCTTGGCTGCTGACGCTTTGATCATCAGTCAATTGATCGCGTTGTTCGCCCGCGATTTTTACGTCAATCCGGATGGCAGCGGTGCCGATTTATTTTTACAGTCAGTATCAGAATCTGCCGAACTTTCTTATCTCTCTGATTCACGCTATCACTACATTCTTGCATTGCACGGTGAAACGCTGGCTGGCTTCATCGCCATGCGCGACCTGAGCCACCTGTTTCACCTGTTCGTTCATCCCTCATATCAGGGGCACAAATTGGCAAGCAAGCTATGGCAGCGTGCCCGCCAGCATGCTGCCGTACAAGGACATACAGGTAGTTTCACTGTCAATTCTTCCCTGAATGCCATTCCCGTTTATGAGCGCTTTGGCTTCCTGGCTAAAGGCGAGATAGTAGAAATGCATGGCATTGCCTTTTTGCCCATGCAAAAGCCTTAA
- a CDS encoding acyl-CoA dehydrogenase family protein produces the protein MDLNYTAEDLAFRDQVRTYLEANLPQDLQQKVLNHKRLSREDFVRWHKILAKQGWVATGWPAEYGGTGWTATQRHIFEEECARAGTPAILPFGVNMVAPVIMAFGNQAQKDYYLPRILSCEDWWCQGYSEPGSGSDLASLKTRAEREGDHYIVNGQKTWTTLAQHADMIFCLVRTDPSVRKQEGISFLLIDMKTPGITVRPIIMLDEEHEVNEVFFDNVKVPLENLIGEENKGWTYAKYLLGHERTNIAAVGRAKRELQFLKRIAAKHQKNGLPLIDDAVYASKVASLEVELMALEITVLRVISQDSGRPGPEASLLKIKGTEIQQRLTELMVEAVGPYGLPFDPSFLEGETEHSIVGDDDAAPLAPYYFNFRKTSIYGGSNEIQKNIITQMILGL, from the coding sequence ATGGATTTGAACTATACGGCAGAAGACCTTGCCTTCCGGGATCAGGTGCGCACCTACCTGGAAGCCAATCTTCCACAAGACCTGCAGCAAAAAGTACTGAATCATAAACGCCTGTCCAGAGAAGACTTTGTTCGCTGGCACAAAATACTCGCCAAACAAGGATGGGTAGCCACAGGCTGGCCAGCAGAATACGGTGGCACAGGCTGGACAGCCACTCAACGCCATATCTTTGAAGAAGAATGCGCCCGCGCTGGCACGCCAGCCATCCTGCCGTTTGGCGTGAATATGGTGGCACCTGTCATCATGGCATTTGGCAACCAGGCTCAAAAAGACTATTACCTGCCACGCATACTGAGTTGTGAAGACTGGTGGTGCCAGGGTTACTCTGAGCCAGGCTCAGGTTCTGACCTTGCTTCGCTGAAGACCCGCGCCGAGCGCGAAGGTGATCACTATATCGTCAATGGTCAAAAAACCTGGACCACCCTCGCCCAGCATGCCGACATGATTTTCTGCCTGGTGCGCACAGACCCCAGCGTACGGAAACAGGAGGGCATCTCCTTCCTGCTCATCGATATGAAGACACCGGGTATTACCGTGCGCCCTATCATCATGCTTGATGAAGAGCATGAAGTAAATGAAGTCTTCTTCGACAATGTCAAAGTTCCGTTAGAGAACCTGATAGGCGAAGAAAACAAGGGCTGGACTTATGCTAAATACCTGCTCGGCCATGAACGCACGAATATCGCTGCAGTGGGCCGTGCCAAACGTGAATTGCAATTCCTCAAGCGCATCGCCGCAAAACATCAAAAGAACGGCCTGCCGCTGATTGATGATGCAGTGTATGCCAGCAAGGTCGCCAGCCTTGAAGTGGAACTGATGGCGCTGGAAATTACAGTCCTGCGTGTCATTTCGCAAGACAGTGGTCGCCCTGGCCCGGAAGCATCCCTGCTCAAGATCAAGGGTACGGAAATCCAGCAAAGGCTGACGGAGTTGATGGTAGAGGCAGTTGGCCCTTACGGCTTGCCATTTGACCCGTCCTTCCTCGAAGGCGAGACTGAACATAGCATAGTCGGTGACGATGATGCTGCGCCTTTGGCGCCGTACTACTTCAATTTCCGCAAAACTTCCATTTATGGTGGTTCCAACGAAATTCAAAAAAATATCATCACTCAGATGATCCTGGGTCTGTGA
- a CDS encoding acyl-CoA dehydrogenase family protein, with the protein MDFNLTQEQTQFADALRRWVEKDYGFEQRKQIIESAGGICDKAWGGLAELGALALPVPEEQGGFNGSAIDMLVIMQELGRGIVIEPYFATVMGAEFLKKSGKHADVLEQIAGGEVKLANALGERQSRHDLFDIATTASKSGDGFVLNGSKTVVLHGAQADKLIVSARSSGGQRETNGISLFIVEANAVGVSRRDYRTIDGYRAADISFSNVQVGADALLSAVDGGWELLDAVADYGVTLLCAESIGIMEAITAATLDYLKTRQQFGVPIGKFQVLQHRMAEMFMEMEQARSMATLAAVKIASDDVEERRRTVSAAKARIGQAAKYIGQQAVQLHGGMGVTNELPVAHMFKRLTTIELTLGDTDHHLARFVAQPGFKSAA; encoded by the coding sequence ATGGATTTCAACTTAACACAAGAACAAACACAGTTTGCTGATGCCTTGCGTCGCTGGGTAGAAAAAGATTATGGCTTTGAACAGCGCAAGCAAATTATAGAATCTGCTGGAGGTATATGCGATAAAGCATGGGGTGGTCTGGCCGAGCTGGGCGCACTGGCCTTGCCTGTGCCAGAAGAGCAAGGCGGCTTCAATGGTTCTGCCATCGACATGCTGGTCATCATGCAGGAACTGGGGCGCGGCATTGTTATCGAGCCCTACTTTGCCACTGTCATGGGTGCAGAGTTTTTGAAAAAATCCGGCAAGCATGCAGATGTGCTGGAGCAAATCGCTGGCGGCGAAGTCAAACTGGCGAATGCACTGGGCGAAAGGCAATCACGTCACGACCTGTTTGACATTGCCACCACGGCCAGCAAAAGTGGCGATGGCTTTGTACTCAATGGCAGCAAGACTGTGGTGCTGCACGGCGCCCAGGCAGACAAACTGATTGTCTCTGCGCGCAGCAGCGGAGGACAACGCGAAACGAATGGCATCAGCCTGTTTATCGTTGAGGCCAATGCAGTAGGCGTCAGCCGTCGCGATTACCGCACCATCGATGGTTATCGTGCTGCTGATATTAGCTTCAGCAATGTACAAGTCGGTGCAGATGCGTTGTTAAGCGCAGTGGATGGTGGTTGGGAATTACTGGATGCGGTGGCTGACTACGGCGTTACCTTGTTGTGTGCAGAGTCCATAGGCATCATGGAAGCAATTACCGCAGCCACTCTGGATTATTTGAAAACCCGCCAACAATTTGGCGTACCTATCGGCAAGTTCCAGGTCTTGCAACATCGCATGGCTGAAATGTTCATGGAAATGGAACAGGCACGCTCGATGGCAACACTGGCTGCCGTCAAGATAGCCTCTGATGATGTCGAAGAACGCCGCCGCACGGTATCTGCCGCCAAGGCCAGGATAGGCCAGGCTGCCAAATACATAGGCCAGCAAGCCGTGCAATTGCATGGCGGCATGGGCGTCACCAATGAACTGCCGGTTGCCCACATGTTCAAGCGCCTGACCACGATAGAGCTGACACTGGGTGACACTGATCATCATCTGGCCAGATTTGTCGCACAACCCGGCTTTAAAAGCGCAGCCTGA